A stretch of the Melanotaenia boesemani isolate fMelBoe1 chromosome 24, fMelBoe1.pri, whole genome shotgun sequence genome encodes the following:
- the LOC121635663 gene encoding radixin-like isoform X2, with amino-acid sequence MPKPINVRVTTMDAELEFAIQPNTTGKQLFDQVVKTVGLREVWFFGLQYVDSKGYITWLKLNKKVTQQDVKKENPLQFKFRAKFFPEDVSEELIQEITQRLFFLQVKEAILNDENYCPPETAVLLASYAVQAKYGDYNKDIHKAGYLTHDRLLPQRVLEQHKLTKEQWEDRIQTWHEEHRGMLREDSMMEYLKIAQDLEMYGVNYFEIKNKKGTQLWLGVDALGLNIYEHEDKLTPKIGFPWSEIRNISFNDKKFVIKPIDKKAPDFVFYAPRLRINKRILALCMGNHELYMRRRKPDTIEVQQMKAQAREEKHHKQMERAQLENEKKKREHAEKEKERIEREKEELMERLRQIEEQTMKAQRELEEQTRRAMELEQERKRAREEAERLEREREAAEEAKAELAKQAADQQKNQEQLASELAEFTAKISLLEDAKKKKEDEATEWQHKALSAQEDLEKTKEELKTVMTVVPAPPGGHAESDHDEQDENHAEASAELSNEGVSQLDLRSEEARITEAQKNERVKKQLQTLSSELAQARDETKKTQNDMLHAENVKAGRDKYKTLRQIRQGNTKQRIDEFESM; translated from the exons ATGCCTAAACCG ATTAACGTCCGTGTAACCACCATGGATGCAGAGCTGGAGTTTGCAATCCAGCCTAATACCACAGGAAAACAGCTCTTCGACCAG GTTGTGAAGACAGTTGGTCTGCGGGAGGTCTGGTTCTTTGGCCTACAGTATGTGGACAGTAAAGGGTACATCACCTGGCTCAAACTCAATAAGAAG GTGACCCAGCAAGACGTAAAGAAGGAGAACCCTCTACAGTTCAAGTTCAGAGCCAAGTTCTTCCCAGAAGATGTCTCAGAAGAGCTAATCCAGGAGATCACCCAGAGACTCTTCTTCTTGCAG GTCAAGGAGGCCATCTTGAACGATGAGAATTATTGCCCTCCAGAGACGGCTGTGTTGCTGGCCTCCTATGCTGTCCAAGCAAAGTATGGTGACTACAACAAAGATATCCACAAGGCTGGATACCTCACCCATGACAGACTGCTGCCTCAGAG AGTCCTAGAACAACATAAGCTAACAAAGGAGCAGTGGGAAGACAGGATACAGACTTGGCATGAAGAACACAGAGGAATGCTCAG aGAGGACTCGATGATGGAGTACCTTAAAATTGCCCAGGACTTGGAGATGTATGGAGTCAACTACTTCgagatcaaaaacaaaaaaggcacaCAGCTGTGGCTAGGTGTAGACGCCCTTGGTCTCAACATCTATGAACATGAAGACAA ACTAACGCCAAAGATTGGCTTCCCCTGGAGTGAAATCCGAAACATCTCTTTCAATGACAAGAAGTTTGTCATCAAACCTATTGATAAGAAAGCACCT GACTTTGTGTTTTATGCACCACGACTGCGAATCAACAAGCGTATTTTGGCGCTGTGTATGGGTAATCATGAGTTGTACATGAGGAGGAGAAAGCCTGACACCATCGAGGTGCAGCAGATGAAAGCACAAGCTCGGGAGGAAAAGCACCACAAGCAGATGGAGAG GGCGCAGCTGgagaatgaaaagaagaagCGAGAGCAtgcagagaaagagaaggaaaggaTAGAGCGGGAAAAAGAAGAGCTGATGGAGAGGCTGAGGCAGATTGAAGAGCAGACGATGAAAGCCCAGAGAG AACTTGAGGAACAGACTCGCCGAGCCATGGAGCTAGAGCAGGAGAGAAAGCGAGCACGGGAGGAGGCTGAGaggctggagagagagagagaagcagcCGAGGAGGCCAAGGCCGAGCTGGCCAAGCAGGCTGCAGACCAGCAAAAGAACCAAGAGCAGCTG GCTTCTGAGCTGGCTGAGTTTACAGCAAAGATTTCCCTCCTAGAAGAtgccaagaagaagaaagaggatgaGGCCACCGAGTGGCAGCATAAG gctCTGTCAGCACAGGAAGACCTGGAGAAGACAAAGGAGGAGCTGAAGACTGTAATGACAGTGGTGCCAGCACCTCCAGGTGGCCATGCCGAGAGCGACCACGACGAGCAGGATGAGAACCATGCAGAGGCCAGTGCCGAGCTTTCCAATGAGGGAGTTAGTCAGCTTGACCTCCGCAGCGAAGAGGCGCGCATCACCGAAGCTCAGAAGAATGAGAGGGTCAAAAAGCAGCTTCAG ACTTTAAGCTCAGAGTTGGCCCAGGCCAGAGACGAGACTAAGAAGACACAGAACGACATGCTGCACGCAGAGAACGTGAAAGCGGGCAGAGACAAATACAAAACACTGCGCCAGATCCGACAGGGCAACACGAAGCAGCGCATCGACGAGTTTGAGTCCATGTAA
- the LOC121635663 gene encoding radixin-like isoform X1 produces MPKPINVRVTTMDAELEFAIQPNTTGKQLFDQVVKTVGLREVWFFGLQYVDSKGYITWLKLNKKVTQQDVKKENPLQFKFRAKFFPEDVSEELIQEITQRLFFLQVKEAILNDENYCPPETAVLLASYAVQAKYGDYNKDIHKAGYLTHDRLLPQRVLEQHKLTKEQWEDRIQTWHEEHRGMLREDSMMEYLKIAQDLEMYGVNYFEIKNKKGTQLWLGVDALGLNIYEHEDKLTPKIGFPWSEIRNISFNDKKFVIKPIDKKAPDFVFYAPRLRINKRILALCMGNHELYMRRRKPDTIEVQQMKAQAREEKHHKQMERAQLENEKKKREHAEKEKERIEREKEELMERLRQIEEQTMKAQRELEEQTRRAMELEQERKRAREEAERLEREREAAEEAKAELAKQAADQQKNQEQLASELAEFTAKISLLEDAKKKKEDEATEWQHKALSAQEDLEKTKEELKTVMTVVPAPPGGHAESDHDEQDENHAEASAELSNEGVSQLDLRSEEARITEAQKNERVKKQLQKFCCKEETRAKQWQIRTLSSELAQARDETKKTQNDMLHAENVKAGRDKYKTLRQIRQGNTKQRIDEFESM; encoded by the exons ATGCCTAAACCG ATTAACGTCCGTGTAACCACCATGGATGCAGAGCTGGAGTTTGCAATCCAGCCTAATACCACAGGAAAACAGCTCTTCGACCAG GTTGTGAAGACAGTTGGTCTGCGGGAGGTCTGGTTCTTTGGCCTACAGTATGTGGACAGTAAAGGGTACATCACCTGGCTCAAACTCAATAAGAAG GTGACCCAGCAAGACGTAAAGAAGGAGAACCCTCTACAGTTCAAGTTCAGAGCCAAGTTCTTCCCAGAAGATGTCTCAGAAGAGCTAATCCAGGAGATCACCCAGAGACTCTTCTTCTTGCAG GTCAAGGAGGCCATCTTGAACGATGAGAATTATTGCCCTCCAGAGACGGCTGTGTTGCTGGCCTCCTATGCTGTCCAAGCAAAGTATGGTGACTACAACAAAGATATCCACAAGGCTGGATACCTCACCCATGACAGACTGCTGCCTCAGAG AGTCCTAGAACAACATAAGCTAACAAAGGAGCAGTGGGAAGACAGGATACAGACTTGGCATGAAGAACACAGAGGAATGCTCAG aGAGGACTCGATGATGGAGTACCTTAAAATTGCCCAGGACTTGGAGATGTATGGAGTCAACTACTTCgagatcaaaaacaaaaaaggcacaCAGCTGTGGCTAGGTGTAGACGCCCTTGGTCTCAACATCTATGAACATGAAGACAA ACTAACGCCAAAGATTGGCTTCCCCTGGAGTGAAATCCGAAACATCTCTTTCAATGACAAGAAGTTTGTCATCAAACCTATTGATAAGAAAGCACCT GACTTTGTGTTTTATGCACCACGACTGCGAATCAACAAGCGTATTTTGGCGCTGTGTATGGGTAATCATGAGTTGTACATGAGGAGGAGAAAGCCTGACACCATCGAGGTGCAGCAGATGAAAGCACAAGCTCGGGAGGAAAAGCACCACAAGCAGATGGAGAG GGCGCAGCTGgagaatgaaaagaagaagCGAGAGCAtgcagagaaagagaaggaaaggaTAGAGCGGGAAAAAGAAGAGCTGATGGAGAGGCTGAGGCAGATTGAAGAGCAGACGATGAAAGCCCAGAGAG AACTTGAGGAACAGACTCGCCGAGCCATGGAGCTAGAGCAGGAGAGAAAGCGAGCACGGGAGGAGGCTGAGaggctggagagagagagagaagcagcCGAGGAGGCCAAGGCCGAGCTGGCCAAGCAGGCTGCAGACCAGCAAAAGAACCAAGAGCAGCTG GCTTCTGAGCTGGCTGAGTTTACAGCAAAGATTTCCCTCCTAGAAGAtgccaagaagaagaaagaggatgaGGCCACCGAGTGGCAGCATAAG gctCTGTCAGCACAGGAAGACCTGGAGAAGACAAAGGAGGAGCTGAAGACTGTAATGACAGTGGTGCCAGCACCTCCAGGTGGCCATGCCGAGAGCGACCACGACGAGCAGGATGAGAACCATGCAGAGGCCAGTGCCGAGCTTTCCAATGAGGGAGTTAGTCAGCTTGACCTCCGCAGCGAAGAGGCGCGCATCACCGAAGCTCAGAAGAATGAGAGGGTCAAAAAGCAGCTTCAG AAGTTTTGTTGCAAAGAAGAAACACGGGCCAAGCAATGGCAGATAAGG ACTTTAAGCTCAGAGTTGGCCCAGGCCAGAGACGAGACTAAGAAGACACAGAACGACATGCTGCACGCAGAGAACGTGAAAGCGGGCAGAGACAAATACAAAACACTGCGCCAGATCCGACAGGGCAACACGAAGCAGCGCATCGACGAGTTTGAGTCCATGTAA
- the LOC121635823 gene encoding probable ribonuclease ZC3H12C yields MGQKDHVEAGAGHILDLELDLEYLHIVGADRQAGGGDKPPAMEGLGDSPDNNTAASSPPLALPEENAGSNEESEFAPSSGSTLAADSDGGESASTHSKNTHQPLCRTPCVDLGTEGPPEPPSELSTEPKPDTPAQSSCEPPPDEPSPNPPTSELVPEAEGKAYQAKLEFALKLGYSEETVRLVLSKLGPDTLINDILGELVKLGTKSDSEPPTGILTSTSSSSSSSSSCVCSDLLDTQRSDSPCPSDSVCDQDNLRPIVVDGSNVAMSHGNKEVFSCQGIQLAVDWFLERGHQNITVFVPAWRKEQSRPDAPITDQEILRRLEKEKILVFTPSRRVQGRRVVCYDDRFIVKLAYESDGIIVSNDNYRDLANEKPEWKKFIDERLLMYSFVNDKFMPPDDPLGRHGPSLDNFLRKRPVIPEQKKQPCPYGKKCTYGHKCKYYHPERGAQPQRAVADELRASAKTCVASKNQGDAGLVKSHSVPAGSIEAKKGAPKRQSDPSIRALSYSDAEEKLLAKSRAEGQKSSLCGSSSNSSSGSLTMSPAPGGPPSGLNHPQDQQPRAVTHLPAPSHDLYPHCESPDLSYYSVTRAYSGLSLSSRRSPDCRYPNDTDLRLGSLGSAGSECGSESSASCGSSCDSYSERSCPGCPPDPLTEDSIHFANPHSRLYSHVTSNHELCGLHPAEYTQSHTSKQGVHSYHLNAACGQGCAHDQPPIEAPLKRPLYPLPPHLQHQPLAARSSCPGDYHSLPQSNPHPPGSPLGRCLAPTRAESVSDSHLYEHLSTSHHHHRLKALPSWDTYYRQPPLPPSRYEPSTYQSLPDTRQSSWHTSVWPQDGYTQHHSSHPALHPSPTHYLSHPPPPSHSPHPPYPPHSSHLAVPPHGPPPYVPPHPESPVHSRYGDMREKVYINLCNIFPSELVSRVMARSPHITDPQQLAAAILSEKAQTGY; encoded by the exons ATGGGCCAGAAGGACCATGTGGAGGCAGGAGCAGGCCACATCCTTGACCTGGAGCTGGATTTGGAGTATCTCCACATAGTGGGGGCTGACCGGCAGGCTGGCGGCGGTGACAAACCCCCTGCTATGGAGGGGCTGGGGGACAGCCCCGACAACAACACCGCAGCCAGTTCCCCTCCACTGGCACTGCCAGAGGAAAACGCTGGGTCCAATGAAGAATCCGAATTTGCGCCGTCTTCCGGTTCTACCCTCGCTGCAGACTCGGATGGAGGAGAAAGCGCATCCACTCACAGTAAGAACACCCACCAGCCGCTGTGTCGAACCCCATGTGTGGACTTAGGCACTGAGGGGCCTCCTGAGCCCCCATCTGAACTTTCAACAGAGCCCAAACCTGACACGCCTGCCCAGTCCTCGTGTGAGCCCCCACCTGATGAGCCTTCACCCAATCCCCCCACATCAGAGCTGGTGCCTGAGGCAGAAGGGAAAGCGTACCAGGCCAAGCTAGAATTCGCACTGAAACTGGGCTACTCTGAGGAGACTGTGCGACTAGTGCTGTCCAAGCTTGGCCCCGACACACTTATCAATGACATACTGGGAGAGCTAGTCAAACTGGGGACCAAGTCTGACAGTGAGCCACCTACTGGAATATTAACCTCTacctcatcctcttcttcttcttcatcttcttgcGTTTGCTCTGACTTGCTCGACACCCAGCGGTCAGACTCACCTTGTCCTTCGGATTCTGTATGCGACCAGGACAACCTGCGGCCAATTGTGGTGGACGGCAGTAATGTAGCCATGAG CCATGGCAACAAGGAGGTGTTTTCCTGCCAGGGCATCCAGCTGGCTGTAGATTGGTTTCTAGAACGTGGTCATCAGAACATCACAGTTTTTGTGCCTGCATGGAGGAAAGAGCAGTCTCGCCCTGACGCTCCTATAACAG ATCAAGAGATCTTACGTCGTCTCgagaaagaaaaaatcctgGTCTTCACTCCGTCACGGCGCGTCCAAGGTCGACGTGTGGTTTGTTATGACGACCGCTTCATTGTCAAGCTGGCATATGAGTCAGACGGCATCATTGTTTCCAATGACAACTACAGAGACCTGGCTAATGAGAAGCCTGAGTGGAAGAAGTTTATAGACGAGCGCCTGCTCATGTATTCTTTTGTCAATGACAA ATTCATGCCGCCAGATGACCCTCTTGGTCGTCACGGTCCCAGCTTAGACAACTTCCTGAGGAAAAGGCCTGTCATCCCTGAACAGAAGAAGCAGCCCTGCCCATATG GAAAGAAGTGCACTTACGGTCACAAGTGTAAGTACTACCACCCTGAAAGAGGGGCTCAGCCTCAGCGTGCTGTGGCTGACGAGCTGCGTGCCAGTGCAAAGACCTGTGTTGCCTCCAAGAACCAAGGGGATGCTGGACTTGTGAAGAGCCACAGTGTACCAGCTGGCAGCATTGAGGCCAAAAAAGGTGCCCCGAAAAGGCAGTCTGACCCGAGCATCCGAGCTCTATCGTACAGTGATGCTGAGGAGAAGCTGTTGGCCAAAAGCAGGGCAGAGGGCCAGAAGAGCAGCCTGTGTGGCAGCAGCAGTAACAGCTCCAGCGGGAGTTTGACTATGTCCCCAGCCCCAGGAGGTCCTCCGTCTGGTCTAAACCATCCACAGGACCAACAGCCCAGAGCAGTGACCCATCTACCAGCCCCCAGCCATGACCTCTACCCTCACTGTGAGTCTCCAGACTTGAGCTACTACTCGGTAACGCGTGCCTACTCTGGCTTGAGCCTCTCGTCTCGAAGGAGCCCAGACTGCCGCTACCCCAACGATACAGACTTGCGGCTCGGCTCGCTGGGCTCAGCGGGCTCCGAATGCGGCAGCGAAAGCAGCGCCAGTTGTGGTAGCAGCTGCGACTCTTACAGTGAGAGGTCTTGTCCTGGATGCCCCCCAGATCCTTTAACTGAAGACAGCATCCATTTTGCTAATCCCCACAGCCGCCTCTACTCCCATGTCACATCAAACCATGAACTATGTGGTCTTCACCCTGCTGAATACACACAGAGTCACACATCTAAACAAGGAGTACACTCTTACCACCTGAATGCAGCGTGTGGACAGGGCTGTGCTCATGATCAGCCTCCAATAGAGGCCCCCCTGAAACGGCCCCTCTACCCTCTACCCCCTCATCTCCAACACCAACCCTTGGCTGCACGCTCCAGCTGCCCAGGAGACTACCACTCTCTACCCCAGTCCAACCCTCACCCCCCTGGTTCTCCTCTCGGCCGGTGCCTGGCCCCCACTCGAGCTGAAAGTGTGTCCGACTCGCATCTTTATGAGCATCTCTCCACATCGCACCATCACCACCGGCTCAAAGCTTTACCCAGCTGGGACACTTATTACAGGCAGCCGCCGTTGCCGCCGTCTAGGTACGAGCCGTCTACCTACCAGAGTCTGCCAGACACACGCCAATCGTCCTGGCACACCTCTGTGTGGCCGCAAGACGGTTACACTCAGCATCACTCCTCTCACCCAGCTCTCCACCCTTCCCCAACACATTACCTAAGCCACCCACCACCTCCATCCCACTCCCCTCACCCACCTTATCCACCTCACAGCTCTCATCTTGCAGTCCCCCCCCATGGACCTCCACCCTATGTGCCGCCTCACCCAGAATCCCCCGTGCACAGTCGCTATGGGGACATGAGGGAGAAAGTGTACATCAACCTGTGCAACATCTTTCCCTCAGAGCTGGTGAGCCGGGTGATGGCCAGGAGCCCCCACATTACAGACCCCCAGCAGCTTGCAGCTGCCATCCTTTCAGAGAAAGCCCAAACAGGATACTGA